GTTGGGCCGTGAGCCCACTGTGGAAGAAATTGCGCTGAAAATGGACTTGTTGACTCCTGAGGAAACCGCTGCTATTGAGGAAGCAATGAGCGTGGGGAAGCCGCTTGATCCCATCTTGCAGCGTCGTTTGCGCGCAGCAGCTTCCAAAGTCAGCGAGATCATGCGCATGGTTCAGGAGCCAATGTCATTGGAAATGCCCGTAGGCACAGAAGACAGCACTTCTTTGGGAGATTTTATTGAGGATGAGACAATACCTGGCCCTGTTGACGAAACCTCACGGCAGCTGCTGCGAGAACAGATGAAGGAAGTCCTCGATTCGCTCAGCCACCGGGAACGTCGTGTGCTCAGTTGGCGCTTTGGTCTGGATGATGGACAGAGTCTCACGTTGGAAGAAGTGGGACAGAAGTTGGGCGTGACACGGGAGCGTGCGCGGCAAATTGAGGCAAAGGCCTTGCGCAAACTGCGTCATCCCTTGCGCAGCCGGAGACTGAGGGATTATCTCAGTTAAATTTGACGGAAAACGCCATATTATATATAATAGAATTGCGATATTCCTCGGTAGCTCAACTGGCAGAGCAGCCGGCTGTTAACCGGCGGGTTGTAGGTTCGAGTCCTGCCCGAGGAGCTAAAAACAAGCTTTCATATTGTCTTCTATAAACGAGACTAAACTCGTTGCATGCTCTGTCGAAGTTGGCTTCGGCAGAGTTTTCGTTTTCTGAGTGTCATATCTCGCAGCCTCCTCAACAAGACTGGGCATATCCATTTTGTAATAGATTAATTTCTGTAGTATAATAGATATGTGGTCTCGTATCCAAATTTGCTACCATGCCTGCACTGAAATGAGTCCACAGCGGTCATTGCGGTTGCTCTAGCCCCTTTAAAATGAAAACGAGTCGCCTCTAACAGACGTTGGAATGAAAGGCAGAACTGCCTTCCCAGTTCCTATGGGAGAGGATGGGCACAAAAAGGTTCAATTCTGTTTGGCTGCCTTGTATGTTTGGCAACGGGAGGTGCTGGTCATGGCGAAGGAAATCCTGATCATTGAGGATGAAGATTTCATCGGTGGCTTGCTCAGCAGAAGCCTGTCACAATGGGGTTATGAAGTTACTATAGCAAAATGCACGGAAGCCCTCAAAGAGGCTCGGGAACATCATGCAAGCCTTGTCTTGTTGGAAGTGCCCACCGCCAGTGTTAAAGCTCTCGAAACTTGCCAACTCATACGAAGCATAACTGCCGCACCCATTATTGCGCTCGTAGAGAGTCCTACCCAGTTCGATGAAATCCAAGGAATCCAGTACCTTTCTAAACCCATTGATTTTCAACAACTATTAGTTGCCGTGGAAAGTGCCCTGAAAACGAAGCCAAGGCCGCGGGAACAAAGAATACGCACTTTACGCCAGGGTGACCTGGAGCTTGACTTACAAACCCGCTGTTTGACCAAAGGAGATCGTCGTTACCATCTGACGCCCAAAGAATGCTTGCTGCTCAAGTTGTTCATGAGCAACCCAGGCCGGGTATTAAGGCATAGAATAATTCTGAAAAAGGTATGGAACACTGATTACGATGGCGACATTGCTACGCTACAGGTGCATGTGAGCTGGCTACGCAAGAAAATCGAGGACGAACCCGGGAAACATACGCGCCTGCGCACCGTGCGGGGAGTGGGCTACCGCTTCGAGGCCAAACCTGCACCCGCTTTGGAGGATGAGGCGTAGCCGTATCCACTCGAATCCCCTGAACGATCAGGATGGCTTTACCCCAATCCAAAAACAATTGGGCTGCACGCTGACTGATTCGATCACCTGCACATGTACTGGAATGTTCTTTGCTCCGGCTAAGGTTTTAGGATGTACATAGCAGACATTCGGTGCTTCTCCAAACCTCTCACGATACCGGCGCGCTGCATTCTCGATCTTGGTCGCAATCGGCACTTTTGGATTGTCATCAAACCAAAGCAACCCAGTCTTCATGCTCTCAACTCCTGAACAAACAGCATGCCATTTGTACTCACTCTTCACCTTCACCAATGATGTGGAATTCTCTTTGCGCGGACTCATGGATCAGCGTATGAGCAGGATAATAAGATGGCAAAGGGATGTTCGATATTGGCGTGCCGCCCTGGATGACCACCACCGGCGGATAAGCTCCGTAGCGGCCACC
The DNA window shown above is from Chloroflexota bacterium and carries:
- a CDS encoding response regulator transcription factor — encoded protein: MAKEILIIEDEDFIGGLLSRSLSQWGYEVTIAKCTEALKEAREHHASLVLLEVPTASVKALETCQLIRSITAAPIIALVESPTQFDEIQGIQYLSKPIDFQQLLVAVESALKTKPRPREQRIRTLRQGDLELDLQTRCLTKGDRRYHLTPKECLLLKLFMSNPGRVLRHRIILKKVWNTDYDGDIATLQVHVSWLRKKIEDEPGKHTRLRTVRGVGYRFEAKPAPALEDEA